In Amycolatopsis jiangsuensis, the following proteins share a genomic window:
- a CDS encoding SDR family oxidoreductase, which produces MTDRVLLVTGASRGIGEATARLAAGSGFRVALVSRRAESVSALATELGTDRALALGADVADWAAISGAVAATVEKFGRLDAVFANAGSMLGTSFFGTEGEDPERWRDMVLTNVYGAAITARAALPELARTGGHLVLTGSVAGRHIRRASLYSATKWAVTGMAGAIREEAVGTGVRVTLVNPGIVDTEMITREMRAKPKLAAGDLARAVLYALDQPASVDVNEIVVRPTGQER; this is translated from the coding sequence ATGACTGATCGAGTTCTTCTGGTGACCGGTGCCTCCCGCGGGATCGGCGAGGCGACCGCGCGGCTGGCGGCCGGGTCGGGTTTCCGGGTGGCGCTGGTGTCCCGCCGCGCGGAGTCGGTGTCCGCGCTGGCCACCGAGCTGGGCACCGACCGTGCGCTGGCGCTGGGCGCGGACGTGGCGGACTGGGCGGCGATCTCCGGCGCCGTGGCGGCCACGGTGGAGAAGTTCGGCCGCCTCGACGCCGTGTTCGCCAACGCCGGCTCGATGCTCGGGACGTCGTTCTTCGGCACCGAGGGCGAGGATCCCGAGCGCTGGCGTGACATGGTCCTGACGAACGTCTACGGCGCGGCGATCACCGCCAGGGCGGCGCTGCCCGAGCTGGCTCGCACCGGCGGGCACCTGGTGCTGACGGGTTCGGTCGCGGGCCGCCACATCCGCCGCGCGAGCCTGTACTCGGCGACGAAGTGGGCGGTCACCGGGATGGCCGGGGCGATCCGCGAGGAGGCGGTGGGCACCGGCGTGCGGGTGACGCTGGTGAACCCTGGCATCGTGGACACCGAAATGATCACCCGCGAGATGCGGGCGAAGCCGAAGCTGGCGGCCGGCGACCTCGCGCGCGCCGTGCTCTACGCGCTCGACCAGCCGGCCTCGGTGGACGTCAACGAGATCGTGGTGCGCCCGACCGGCCAGGAACGCTGA
- a CDS encoding helix-turn-helix transcriptional regulator encodes MSGSGERMPRLLALVPYLLARPGIRIDEAAQDFDVTPRQLRKDLELLWMCGLPGYGPGDLIDLSFEGDTIVVTHDAGMNRPLRLTGSEATALLVALRALAETPGVADGDAVRRATAKIEDAAGQARPAGVVVGGGVREGARAARTRETVAGALQESRALRMRYYTASKDQITERTVDPMRLVIVQAVGYLEAWCRRAEDVRLFRLDRIDGLTVLDEPAAPPAHARRSDLSDGVFSARPDQRVAHLVLDPDARWVAEYYPCEELAELDGGRLRIGMRYSDEPWMVRLVLSLGGEALVESPRELADAVHRRAAAAVARARHLTSTSDR; translated from the coding sequence GTGAGCGGCTCCGGGGAGCGGATGCCCCGCCTGCTGGCCTTGGTGCCCTACCTGCTGGCCCGCCCCGGGATCCGGATCGACGAGGCGGCGCAGGACTTCGACGTGACGCCCCGGCAGCTGCGCAAGGACCTCGAGCTGCTGTGGATGTGCGGGCTGCCCGGCTACGGCCCTGGCGACCTGATCGACCTGTCCTTCGAGGGCGACACCATCGTCGTCACCCACGACGCCGGGATGAACCGCCCGCTGCGGCTGACCGGGAGCGAGGCCACCGCGCTGCTGGTCGCGCTGCGCGCGCTCGCTGAAACCCCGGGCGTCGCCGACGGTGACGCGGTGCGCAGGGCCACCGCCAAGATCGAGGACGCGGCCGGGCAGGCCCGCCCGGCCGGCGTCGTGGTCGGCGGCGGGGTCCGCGAAGGCGCCCGCGCCGCCCGCACCCGGGAAACCGTCGCCGGTGCCCTGCAGGAAAGCCGTGCCCTGCGGATGCGCTACTACACCGCGTCCAAGGACCAGATCACCGAACGCACGGTCGACCCGATGCGGCTGGTCATCGTGCAGGCCGTCGGCTACCTCGAAGCCTGGTGCCGCCGGGCCGAGGACGTTCGGCTGTTCCGGCTCGACCGGATCGACGGGCTGACCGTGCTGGACGAGCCCGCCGCGCCCCCCGCCCACGCCCGGCGCAGCGACCTGTCCGACGGCGTGTTCTCCGCCCGTCCCGATCAGCGGGTCGCGCACCTGGTCCTCGACCCCGACGCACGCTGGGTCGCCGAGTACTACCCGTGCGAGGAGCTGGCCGAGCTCGACGGCGGACGGCTGCGCATCGGCATGCGCTACAGCGACGAGCCCTGGATGGTGCGGCTGGTGCTCAGCCTCGGCGGCGAAGCGCTGGTGGAAAGCCCGCGGGAGCTCGCCGACGCGGTCCACCGCCGGGCCGCCGCCGCGGTGGCGCGAGCCCGTCACCTCACGTCCACCTCCGACCGTTAA
- the tatC gene encoding twin-arginine translocase subunit TatC, with protein sequence MAESANGSGTGNGGRSSRRRRRSRRANPDGTMTLIEHIYEFRRRLGWALLFVVVGGIFGFIWFEQHLGVIPSLGDIMKGPYCAIPAQQRFDGNSGGCKLLQTVPFEAFMVRLKVGVAAGAVLLSPAWLYQIWAFIAPGLYSKERRYATVFVSFASVLFAAGAVLAYLLVPHALALLAGFGQDQFVTALTADKYISFILSLLVIFGVSFELPLLVVMLNRVGVLKYQQLKKWRRGILFALFVFAAFATPGSDPFSMLGLAAALTLLFEISIQIARFHDRKLDKVRADEGWDQLADDEAAPFDYTPSTLEDEKPAASGPSARSTDDIT encoded by the coding sequence GTGGCGGAATCCGCCAACGGCAGCGGCACTGGCAACGGCGGCCGGTCGTCGCGACGGCGCCGGCGCAGCCGACGGGCCAACCCCGACGGCACGATGACGCTCATCGAGCACATCTACGAGTTCCGCCGCCGGCTCGGCTGGGCTCTGCTGTTCGTCGTGGTCGGCGGCATCTTCGGGTTCATCTGGTTCGAGCAGCACCTCGGCGTGATCCCGTCACTCGGCGACATCATGAAGGGCCCGTACTGCGCCATTCCCGCGCAGCAGCGGTTCGACGGCAACTCCGGCGGCTGCAAACTGCTGCAGACGGTGCCGTTCGAGGCGTTCATGGTGCGGTTGAAGGTCGGTGTCGCGGCCGGGGCGGTCCTCCTCTCCCCGGCCTGGCTCTACCAGATCTGGGCGTTCATCGCGCCCGGTCTCTACTCCAAGGAACGCCGTTACGCGACGGTCTTCGTCAGCTTCGCCTCGGTGCTCTTCGCCGCCGGCGCGGTGCTGGCCTACCTGCTCGTCCCGCACGCGCTCGCCCTGCTCGCCGGGTTCGGCCAGGACCAGTTCGTCACCGCGCTCACCGCGGACAAGTACATCTCGTTCATCCTGAGCCTGCTGGTGATCTTCGGGGTCAGCTTCGAACTCCCGTTGCTCGTGGTGATGCTCAACCGGGTCGGCGTGCTCAAGTACCAGCAGCTGAAGAAATGGCGCCGCGGCATCCTGTTCGCGCTGTTCGTGTTCGCCGCGTTCGCCACCCCCGGCTCCGACCCGTTCTCGATGCTCGGCCTGGCCGCGGCGCTGACCCTGCTGTTCGAGATCTCCATCCAGATCGCCCGTTTCCACGACCGCAAGCTCGACAAGGTGCGCGCCGACGAGGGCTGGGACCAGCTGGCCGACGACGAGGCCGCGCCGTTCGACTACACCCCCAGCACGCTCGAGGACGAGAAACCCGCCGCGTCCGGGCCGTCCGCGCGCTCGACCGACGACATCACCTGA
- a CDS encoding bacteriophage holin, with product MPYLPTVVLLAAGLLLLVMLLVRTFRVLRRLRHTVSMVNTVTQDRTGLLRARSAALRLAVAQRRGAPRTQYHRD from the coding sequence GTGCCGTACCTGCCGACCGTCGTGCTGCTCGCCGCGGGCCTGCTGCTGCTGGTCATGCTCCTCGTACGGACATTCAGAGTCTTGCGCCGCCTCCGTCACACGGTGAGCATGGTGAACACGGTCACCCAGGACCGGACCGGGCTTCTCCGCGCCCGCTCCGCGGCCCTGCGGCTGGCCGTGGCACAACGCCGCGGAGCGCCGCGCACCCAGTACCATCGGGATTGA
- the tatA gene encoding Sec-independent protein translocase subunit TatA, whose translation MNALQPWHLIILVLVVVLLFGAKRLPDAARSIGKSMKIFKAETKDLSGQEKDGDAAAEPVETRQIPPASATPASSAQDQQVADLQRQLDEMKKQQADGQPQKNAS comes from the coding sequence ATGAACGCGCTGCAGCCGTGGCATCTCATCATCCTGGTGCTCGTGGTGGTTCTGCTGTTCGGAGCGAAGCGGCTGCCCGACGCCGCCCGGTCCATCGGCAAGTCCATGAAGATCTTCAAGGCCGAGACGAAGGACCTCTCCGGCCAGGAGAAGGACGGCGACGCCGCCGCCGAACCAGTCGAGACCCGCCAGATCCCGCCCGCCTCCGCGACCCCGGCGTCTTCGGCGCAGGACCAGCAGGTCGCCGACCTGCAGCGGCAGCTCGACGAGATGAAGAAGCAGCAGGCCGACGGCCAGCCGCAGAAGAACGCGAGCTGA
- a CDS encoding helix-turn-helix transcriptional regulator: MSTARAERLVNLVLALLSTRQYLTAERIRGIVPGYADAASDDAFLRTFERDKTELRELGIPLETGRTSAFDPVEGYRIARRDYELGEIDLAPDEAAAVGLAVRLWDSPELTGQAQGALVKLRAAGVEVDDQAPTVIEPRVRAEPAFGPMLAAVQAGQAVRFEYRRSGSPERRIRTLEPWGVVSWRARWYVVGHDRDRDATRCFRLSRVTGRVTPFGPAGAVSRPDGINLLQLVSVTGGDEPSPVTTARLWVADGRAAGVRRRGEIVGRDVAGGEEGDVVELGLSFPESAADWLAAQGPDVLVLEPDVLAKAVLHRQEAVLARAERGSGR; encoded by the coding sequence GTGTCCACCGCACGCGCCGAACGGCTGGTCAACCTCGTGCTGGCCCTGTTGTCCACCCGGCAGTACCTCACCGCCGAGCGGATCCGCGGAATCGTGCCCGGATACGCGGACGCGGCCAGCGACGACGCCTTCCTGCGCACGTTCGAACGCGACAAGACCGAGTTGCGGGAGCTGGGCATCCCGCTGGAGACCGGCCGCACCTCCGCCTTCGACCCGGTCGAGGGCTACCGCATCGCCCGCCGGGACTACGAGCTGGGTGAAATCGACCTGGCCCCCGACGAAGCCGCGGCTGTCGGGCTCGCCGTGCGGCTGTGGGATTCACCCGAGCTGACCGGACAGGCCCAGGGCGCGCTGGTGAAACTGCGCGCGGCCGGCGTCGAGGTCGACGACCAGGCCCCGACCGTGATCGAACCGCGGGTCCGCGCCGAACCCGCGTTCGGGCCGATGCTCGCCGCGGTGCAGGCCGGGCAGGCGGTGCGGTTCGAGTACCGCCGCAGCGGCTCCCCGGAGCGGCGCATCCGCACCCTCGAGCCCTGGGGCGTGGTGTCCTGGCGGGCCCGCTGGTACGTGGTCGGGCACGACCGTGACCGCGACGCCACCCGCTGCTTCCGGCTCTCCCGCGTCACCGGCCGCGTCACCCCGTTCGGCCCGGCAGGCGCGGTCAGCCGCCCGGACGGGATCAACCTGCTGCAGCTGGTGTCGGTCACCGGCGGCGACGAACCGTCCCCGGTCACCACGGCCCGGCTGTGGGTGGCCGACGGCCGGGCCGCCGGGGTGCGCCGCCGCGGCGAGATCGTCGGCCGGGACGTCGCGGGCGGCGAGGAAGGCGACGTGGTCGAGCTGGGCCTGTCCTTCCCCGAATCGGCCGCGGACTGGCTCGCCGCGCAGGGCCCCGACGTGCTCGTGCTGGAGCCGGACGTGCTGGCCAAAGCCGTGCTGCACCGCCAGGAGGCCGTGCTCGCCCGCGCCGAGCGGGGGAGCGGCCGGTGA